The Iamia majanohamensis genome window below encodes:
- a CDS encoding type II secretion system F family protein yields MTALLIAGLAAGAGLGVLLMVAGLSGRDLLSDAGTVLRVPTGRGLTRLAVAVTVALSVVAFTGWVVGGILAGVAGWTLPSMLGGRAVRQDAIAKTEAIASWTEMIRDSIVAASGLEEAIIATASVAPAPISGEVAGLVRRLDHQRLPDALVAFGGDLEHPSGDLVVAALVIASRLEASDLSSLLSRLADAARGEARMRIRVDVGRTRVRTATKVIVGVVIAAVAFLAIGNRGYLDVYDEPAGQLVLGLVGGVFFLGGWLLTRMAAIEMPERFTARVVSPGAGS; encoded by the coding sequence ATGACGGCGCTGCTGATCGCAGGCCTCGCGGCCGGTGCCGGACTCGGCGTCCTTCTGATGGTGGCTGGACTGAGCGGTCGGGACCTGCTCTCCGATGCCGGCACCGTCCTCCGCGTCCCCACGGGCCGAGGGCTCACCCGCCTCGCGGTCGCCGTCACCGTGGCGCTGTCGGTGGTGGCGTTCACCGGGTGGGTGGTGGGCGGCATCCTGGCTGGAGTCGCCGGCTGGACGTTGCCGTCGATGCTCGGAGGGCGGGCCGTCCGTCAGGATGCCATCGCCAAGACCGAGGCGATCGCGTCATGGACGGAGATGATCCGCGACTCCATCGTCGCAGCGTCCGGCCTCGAAGAGGCCATCATCGCGACCGCGTCCGTGGCTCCGGCACCCATCAGCGGCGAGGTCGCCGGCCTCGTCCGCCGGCTCGATCATCAGCGCCTGCCCGATGCCCTCGTCGCGTTCGGAGGCGACCTGGAGCATCCCTCCGGGGACCTGGTGGTGGCGGCCCTCGTCATCGCGTCCCGGCTCGAGGCGAGCGACCTGTCGAGCCTCCTGTCGCGCCTCGCGGATGCGGCCCGGGGCGAGGCCCGCATGCGGATCCGTGTCGACGTCGGCCGCACCCGGGTGAGGACGGCGACCAAGGTCATCGTCGGTGTCGTGATCGCCGCGGTCGCATTCCTCGCCATCGGCAACCGCGGCTACCTCGACGTGTACGACGAGCCGGCCGGCCAGCTCGTGCTCGGCCTCGTCGGTGGGGTCTTCTTCCTCGGCGGCTGGCTGCTCACCCGCATGGCTGCGATCGAGATGCCGGAGCGCTTCACGGCACGGGTCGTCAGCCCCGGAGCAGGGTCATGA
- a CDS encoding CpaF family protein: MTATMRSRHLVGDEDPQVDAELVARLHREVGEALARAHEQREEDGGRRLGPEDERALASRLVADALRALARHAYADGGQALSETEEEAIGGAVLDRLLGMARLQPLLDDPAVRDIHVSGCQRVWLHMRDGTKVAGPPVAATDDELVDIIATAARRLGRSERRWDHAHPELDLQLPSGDRLHALMSVSGRPTITIRRHDFGICRLDQLVELGVCDPLMASFLGACVRARANLIVAGGTGTGKTTTLRCLINEIPSRERLITIEDSLEIGLERFDALHPDHTTLEAREANTEGAGAFTMAELVRSALRMDPDRVIVGEVRGAEVLPMLLAMSQGNDGSMCSVHSDSSRGVFSRLAMYAAMTRERLAPEVTHLLVANAVDVIVHLGWVGGRRQVTSVREVTGTVEVGQVVSNELWRPDEEGVAIPAAPPSSALTARLERHGFDPRAHGLAEGWWR, from the coding sequence ATGACTGCGACGATGCGTTCACGCCACCTGGTGGGTGATGAGGACCCGCAGGTCGACGCCGAGCTGGTGGCCAGGCTGCACCGCGAGGTCGGTGAGGCGCTGGCCCGCGCTCACGAGCAGCGGGAGGAGGACGGAGGTCGACGGCTCGGTCCCGAAGACGAGCGTGCCTTGGCGAGCAGGCTGGTGGCCGACGCCTTGCGGGCGCTCGCACGCCACGCCTACGCGGACGGGGGGCAGGCGCTGAGCGAGACCGAGGAGGAGGCGATCGGCGGAGCGGTGCTCGATCGTCTGCTCGGCATGGCTCGGTTGCAGCCCCTGCTCGACGACCCGGCCGTCCGGGACATCCACGTGTCCGGCTGCCAGCGGGTGTGGCTCCACATGCGGGACGGCACGAAGGTCGCCGGGCCCCCGGTGGCCGCCACCGACGACGAGCTGGTCGACATCATCGCCACCGCGGCCCGACGGCTCGGCCGTAGCGAGCGCCGGTGGGATCATGCCCATCCGGAGCTGGACCTCCAGCTCCCAAGCGGCGATCGGCTCCACGCTCTGATGTCGGTCTCGGGCCGGCCCACCATCACCATCCGGCGACACGACTTCGGCATCTGTCGGCTCGACCAGCTGGTCGAGCTCGGCGTGTGCGACCCGTTGATGGCTTCCTTCCTCGGAGCTTGTGTTCGGGCCCGGGCGAACCTGATCGTCGCCGGGGGCACGGGGACCGGCAAGACCACCACGTTGAGGTGCTTGATCAACGAGATCCCATCCCGTGAGCGCCTCATCACGATCGAGGACTCGCTGGAGATCGGGTTGGAGCGGTTCGACGCCTTGCACCCCGACCACACCACACTCGAAGCGCGGGAGGCCAACACCGAAGGGGCGGGCGCGTTCACCATGGCGGAGCTCGTCCGCTCGGCGCTCCGCATGGACCCGGACCGTGTGATCGTCGGCGAGGTTCGGGGCGCAGAGGTGCTCCCGATGCTGCTGGCCATGTCGCAGGGCAACGACGGGTCGATGTGCTCGGTGCACTCCGACTCCTCCCGTGGGGTGTTCAGCCGGCTGGCCATGTACGCGGCCATGACGCGGGAGCGTCTGGCCCCCGAGGTCACTCACCTGCTCGTCGCCAACGCCGTCGATGTGATCGTCCACCTCGGCTGGGTCGGCGGTCGACGGCAGGTCACCAGCGTGAGGGAGGTCACCGGAACGGTCGAGGTCGGCCAGGTCGTCAGCAACGAACTGTGGCGACCCGACGAGGAAGGCGTCGCGATCCCTGCAGCACCGCCGTCCTCCGCGCTGACCGCCCGACTCGAACGGCACGGCTTCGATCCGAGGGCCCACGGCCTGGCCGAAGGGTGGTGGCGATGA
- a CDS encoding MinD/ParA family ATP-binding protein, producing the protein MSALVALGSVRGAPGVTTASLLIAGAIERSLLVEADVSGGVLAARYGLGREPSLTTLAAEPSDEHRWQEHAQSAGGVAVLVGPDAPDTAEALWRSAGERLGTVLTRCDADLVVADLGRLGRRSPLVGTADLILLVARPTIEHLVTLSHHMPRLRGSSRARVGIVLAGGGPYRAEEVADALEVEVVGDLPDDPAAAEALSGARSSGWSRSRLARASVGLADTVARSARVQRTFASPEVVTP; encoded by the coding sequence GTGAGCGCCCTCGTCGCCCTTGGATCGGTGCGTGGCGCTCCGGGCGTCACGACCGCGTCGTTGCTCATCGCAGGCGCGATCGAGCGTTCCCTCCTCGTCGAGGCGGACGTCTCCGGCGGTGTGCTGGCGGCCAGGTACGGCCTCGGTCGCGAACCCAGCCTGACGACCTTGGCGGCCGAGCCGTCGGACGAGCATCGCTGGCAGGAGCATGCGCAGTCGGCCGGCGGCGTGGCCGTGCTCGTCGGGCCCGACGCACCCGACACTGCGGAGGCACTGTGGCGCAGCGCTGGCGAACGGCTCGGGACCGTCCTGACGCGCTGCGACGCCGATCTCGTCGTGGCGGATCTCGGCCGGCTCGGGCGCCGCAGTCCTCTCGTGGGCACCGCTGATTTGATCCTGCTCGTCGCCCGGCCGACGATCGAGCACCTCGTCACCCTCTCGCATCACATGCCCCGGCTCCGAGGCTCCTCGCGGGCACGTGTCGGGATCGTCCTGGCCGGCGGAGGGCCGTACCGCGCGGAAGAGGTGGCCGATGCCCTCGAGGTGGAGGTCGTGGGCGACCTGCCCGACGATCCGGCCGCCGCCGAGGCGCTGAGCGGGGCTCGTTCGTCAGGCTGGTCCCGCAGCCGGCTGGCCCGCGCGTCAGTGGGCCTCGCCGACACCGTCGCTCGCTCGGCGCGCGTCCAACGGACCTTCGCTTCACCCGAGGTCGTCACGCCATGA